TCAGGGTGTTCCACACGAACAATCTCTACTTTATCAAACTGGTGTAAACGGTTTAAACCACGTACATGTGCGCCATAACTACCTGCTTCGCGTCTAAAACAAGGGGTATATGCGGTATAGGTAATCGGGAACTCTTTTTCATTCAATATAACATCTCTGAAGATATTGGTAACGGGTACTTCGGCCGTCGGTATTAAATACAAATCGTCTTCAGGCATGTAGTACATTTGCCCCTCTTTATCCGGTAATTGCCCGGTTCCGTAGCCAGAGGCTTCATTGACTAGATGTGGCACTTGAACTTCGGTATAGCCAGCTTCAGTATTTTTATCCAAAAAATAATTGATCAGAGCGCGTTGTAAGCGAGCACCTTTTCCTTTGTAAACAGGAAAACCAGCTCCTGCTATTTTTACCCCTAATTCAAAATCGATAATATCGTATTTTTTGGCGAGTTCCCAATGCGGTAGGGCAGCTTCAAAAAGTGTGGGAATGGTACCTTCCTTAAAAACTTCTTCGTTATCTTCTTCTGATTTTCCTGCAACTACCGATGCGTGGGGGATATTTGGAATTTGATACAAGGCATTTTGAAGCTCCGTGCTTATGCTGTTCAAATCGTCGGTTAATTGTTTTGAAGCCTCCTTTAAATGGGCTGATTTTTCTTTTAAATCGTTCGCTTCTTTTGCTTTTCCACTTTTAAAAAGATCACCAATTTCTTTGGATAATTTGTTAGCCTCTGCTAAAGTATTATCC
The sequence above is drawn from the Cellulophaga sp. Hel_I_12 genome and encodes:
- the serS gene encoding serine--tRNA ligase, which gives rise to MLQLNAIRENKDAFISALKKRNLQADTIIENVLQLDENRKATQTQLDNTLAEANKLSKEIGDLFKSGKAKEANDLKEKSAHLKEASKQLTDDLNSISTELQNALYQIPNIPHASVVAGKSEEDNEEVFKEGTIPTLFEAALPHWELAKKYDIIDFELGVKIAGAGFPVYKGKGARLQRALINYFLDKNTEAGYTEVQVPHLVNEASGYGTGQLPDKEGQMYYMPEDDLYLIPTAEVPVTNIFRDVILNEKEFPITYTAYTPCFRREAGSYGAHVRGLNRLHQFDKVEIVRVEHPDKSYQALNGMVEHVKNILRELKLPYRILRLCGGDLGFTSALTFDFEVFSTAQDRWLEISSVSNFETYQANRLKLRYKDENGKSQLAHTLNGSSLALPRVLAGILENYQTEDGITIPEVLVPYCGFDRIG